From Faecalicatena sp. Marseille-Q4148:
TTATTCTTGTAACACATGATCTCGGTGTCGTAGCAGACTTTGCAGACCGAATTCAGGTTATGTATGCAGGTCAGGTGATTGAGCGTGGAACTGCAAGAGAAATCTTCTACGATGCAAAGCATCCTTATACATGGGCTCTGTTATCATCTGTTCCAAGACTTGATACAGAGAACAAACAGGAACTGTACGCATTGAAGGGAACACCGCCGGATCTTCTTATGAAGATGGAACGTTGTCCATTTGCAGCAAGATGTGAATACTGCATGGGAATCTGTAAAGAAGCAATGCCGGAAGAGACTGACGTTACAGGAACTCATAAAGTATCCTGCTGGCTGCAGCACCCGGATGCACCGCAGGTAAAATCATTCTACGATAAACAAAAAGAAAGCAAACAGAACGAGGAGGTGTAGAGACATGAGTGAGAAGTTGATCGAAGTTAAAAATCTTTGTAAATATTTCCCGGTTGGAAAGAAGAAAACACTGAAAGCAGTGGACAATGTCAGTCTCTACATTAAAAAGGGTGAGACACTTGGTCTTGTTGGAGAGTCTGGATGCGGTAAGACAACTTGCGGACGTACTGTATTAAAATTATATGAGCCAACTTCCGGAGAAGTAATCTTTAATGGAAAAGACATCAGCAAATTAAAAGGAAAAGATCTTCTGGATTTCAAACAGAAGGCACAGATGATTTTCCAGGATCCATACTCCTCTCTTGATCCGCGTATGACAATTGGAGAAATTATTGCAGAAGGTATGGATGTGCATTGTAATTACAGTGCAAAAGAAAAAGATGAGAAAGTAAAAGAACTCTTAAAGAGTGTTGGTCTGAATGAAGACTTTGCAAACCGTTTTTCACATGAGCTTTCAGGAGGACAGCGTCAGCGTATCGGTATTGCCCGCGCGTTAGCTGTCAATC
This genomic window contains:
- a CDS encoding ATP-binding cassette domain-containing protein, giving the protein MSEKLIEVKNLCKYFPVGKKKTLKAVDNVSLYIKKGETLGLVGESGCGKTTCGRTVLKLYEPTSGEVIFNGKDISKLKGKDLLDFKQKAQMIFQDPYSSLDPRMTIGEIIAEGMDVHCNYSAKEKDEKVKELLKSVGLNEDFANRFSHELSGGQRQRIGIARALAVNPEFIVCDEPISALDVSIQAQVVNLLIKLQRERGLTYLFISHDLSMVRHISDRVGVMYLGSLVEITGSKEIFDNPAHPYTKILMSAIPIADPDANEKMTRLKIQGEVPSPINAPSGCKFRTRCPYATDICAQERPELQEIAPEHFVACHHCKDI